DNA from Scheffersomyces stipitis CBS 6054 chromosome 1, whole genome shotgun sequence:
TACAGTGTATATTctgaacaattgcaaaatttatTAAACAGAACTTGCTGCGACAGATTTTCAACCAAGGAATCTTAGCAAGTCTGTGTCGCTGACTATTCTTGCTACTTTCATTTGCTACTAgtttctgttgttgttgctaGCTTTACGCTATTATTACACTATTGATACTTTTGAACAGAATGTTTGTGccgttcttcttcattttttcCTTAGCTTTGGCTATTCCACAGCATATTCTCACCATTCAGCATTCgcccaagttcaagtcgGTGAACCGTTTCTTCAAACAGAACAATCCAGCTACAAACGACAGTGACTTCTCCATCTTGGCCGATATTGGACTAAACAGCAATTACAGCTGGTCTGAGTTGGTCGACGAACTTACGCTGCTCAACAAACATCACCACCATAAGCAATACAAATTATTCTTACTCCAGAGACACGGAGAAGGTTTCCACAACATTGCTCCGGATCTCGTTGCTAATTGGACCTGTCAGTGGCAGATGCAAGATGGTAATGACGAAATGGAATGGTACGACGCCAGACTTACAGAAGTCGGACACGAGCAGATCACCAACTTATCGAAGCTGATAGAGACAGAGATTGAACGTCGTCAAATGCCATTACCAGAGTCTTTCTATGTAAGTCCTATGAGAAGAACTCTCGAAACCTGGGACTTGACATGGAGCACCATTACGAAACAACAACCACTTATCAAGGAGTTTGCCAGAGAAACATACGGAATCGGCACAGAAAGTAAGAGACATACAAAGGAATACATTGGCCAGAACTATCCTTTCGCAGTATTCGAGGCAGGCTTTAGCCAGAACGATGAGCTCTGGAAGTCCGAGGTACACGAACTGAACCAACACCGTAACTACCGGGCCGCCCAGTTACTTTCAGACATCTTCATTAACGACTCAAACCAGATCATCAGTATCGTTTCACATTCTGGACTTATCAAATCGATTTTGAAGGTAATTGGACACAGAAAATGGACATTGAAGACCGGCCAGATGATTCCAGTCATCATCGAAGTCGATTACACCAAGAGAGGTAGAGACTTTAACTTGCGCAAGCCATGGGGACGCTTGCCTGAATATTGTTTTGCTCATAGTGACTAAATATAGACGTGAGAATTGTTTAATAATAGAATTTGGTTTACACACATGGTAACAATTATAGAAGGATTTCTATAAATGGGTTCACGATAAATATACGAACAATCGGGACACTTTTGGCAAAGCCGAGTAAGACTGAAATATGTAAGCAAGTTTCACTGCTTCCGCACTGAGGGCACACTCGAAAGTTatttgattgcaaaattctgTCAGATGCTTTAATCAAATGGTACAGTACCTGGGTGAGTTTCACCAGAGTGCGGCTCAAACCTTACTAAATTCACTTTCGGCGAAGGAGCCGGCGATGCGAGCTCTAACTATAAAATATTGGCCCATTTAGAAGTACTCTTGATGCGCATAAATATTGTGCCGCCAAACTCTGTCTGCATGTGCCGGCACAAGTCTTGGGCTCGTAATGCTCTGACAGAAATCCTTCTTCATATTTAGGATAGCAACAGAAACTTCTGCCATTCCGAACTAGCAAGCTCCGAATTTGCCCCGGAATTCATCTTTCGCAACAAATCAGATAGAGAATATTCGCGTATTTTCTAATCTCGCATTAAAAATTGTGAAGTCGCAATAATGACCAAGATCTACCTCGGTTTAGAATTGAACTCATTTTCGCTAGGAGGGATTGTAAGAATGGCAAACAACTTTTTAGTGCTAAATAGTTCGGCAGAAATTTCCAGTTCTTTAATTCCACTATAGCCGCGAACCCCGAATGGGTCTATTTCTAATTTCCGGTTCAAAACTCTACTACAGTGCCTCCGGTCTTGTTTGGATCATCGCTGTCAACCTACTTGTCATATATGACACAAACGCCTAGACTCTGTGCAATGACATCACTCCTGTTTGTCAGGATGCGATTGCGCACTATATGCTGGATAATATTTGCAGGTGCAGAAAAATATTTCTCCTGTTGACAATGGTCTAGACCTCACTTGTTGTTTCCACTACTGTTTTTGAACCAACAAACGCGCCAATTGGACAAAAAAAAGTAGCGTCGACAAAGCGGACCGAAATCTCGATGGATCGAGACTCTCGAGAACTTAGCGCCTGTGAAAGACCCGTGTTGGCACGTTCAAGTTGTGTTTTGTGGGTCTTCTAGGGTCGTTGCAAACAACACGTTGTGTTGCAGGGTAGTCCTCAGCTGCTAAGCACCAGTAGAGGATATTTTTAACCAGCTCACCATATTTAGGTGCTGCTCGTGTCTGCATATAAGTCTCGCTGGCTAGCATGGGCGTAGAAGTGGTCCTGTTTGAACGTATATCTGGGACCGGGTCTGAGACGGTCGCAAACAGCGGAGCCACCACAAAGAAGCCCTCACCGTTGCCCACACCGTTGGTGTGGGAGGTCCACCAAACGGTTTCAGTCCGGGAGATCTCAAGGTGGAATTCCTGTAAATGTGTGGCCAAAACTCGAAATCGAAATAATGGACAAATGGAATAGGGGGTGGAACCACTTATCAGAATTAGGAATTAGAGAAGATCTGAATTGCGCATTTACGAACTCACTGAAATCCGCTGTAGGGAAGCGACTGGCGGTATTGAAATTTGTAGCCACTCACTAGTGAGCAGCGGGAGACGACCCTGTAGCAGATAGAGGGCTGTAGCTATGGCGATAGTCGTATATAGCCGTGTGGTATTGTCGCAATAGAGCCATTGTTCGGTCCATGTTCCGAAGTCGAGAAATTGCTGGTCGGGTGTCTTTTTCCACCGGGCTCTAGCGAGGATTGGGAGGTACAAATGGCTCCCTCTGTGTAGGTCGGAATTTCTCTCCGTTTCTAAAGATAGTTCGCACCAGACGAAAAAAATCACAGTGCCATACCTAAAGAATACGTCTAGTACGACACATTTTGTGGGTGAGGAGTGAATGTGCGTTAGTGAGAAAATCGGGTTATTTTTAGCGGCGATTTTAGTGTAGCGAAGAAAATGTCCCTAAAATCTGGTGGATTTGCCAAGGTTGCAGTAGACGAGTACGGAGGAAGGTCGTAGCTTGAGTTTGCCCACGGATAAACTGCTACCTCAGGCCTGAATTCGTCGCAAAAGCGAATAGCCGAGGTTGACACTTCTGCCCCTACCTGTTGTAGCATCTGTAGCACGAGTAGCATCTGTAGCACCTGTAGCACCTGTGTAGTACTTTGGAGCGTGGACTTGGGCATCTAGATTCCTCCCTTTCGCAGGAGTTCTTAGCGAGGTCTGTGTCTCGATTACAGCTGTACGGCTGAATTGCCACGAGCTATAAAGTCTGGGCCAGCAGAATAGCCAATTATAAGCGTACGTGCCGAGAACGTAGTACGGACTGAATTTCAGAAATGTCATGTTACAACaagtagaattgaaagCACAGTAAAGGTAACAATAGAATTTTAGTATTGGGACTATACCGTAGCTAGAGAGAAGTCGGAATAGTTTAGCGACGTTCGCGCGGCGACTAAATTTGTTTCTCGCTATACCGACCTAGGGAGAATAAAGCGTAGTGGCACTGTAGCGACTCTCGTGCCGTCAAGCGCGGGCACCCTAGACGTCACTCAACTCACCAAGAATAGAACCAGGGCTGTGACAGTTGTCTTGATGACCATTTCCTTCACACGATCACTGCTGACCGGAGGTGTGGAAGTGACTGGAAGTGACTGGAAGTGACTGGAAAAGACTGGAACCGGAAATTGCAGAAAGTAATACCTCCTTGGAGAGACCCCAATAACAGCCAGTGGTCCGCAGCAGAGGATAGGTAGATGGTTGTAAACCGCTCAGTAGATCTTGTCTCTCCCTATCCAGAGCTCAGCTTCAAAGCCCAGTCATTCGTGCGAGCTTCTCCACCTGCCCTCGGAAGTGGCCGCAATTTATGCCgttatttttttttgtttcGGGTATATTTTCTGCAGTTGGTGCCTTATTTTCTGCAACCTGCGTAGCCCACACAGAGTCTAGAACATCGACTGTTAGTCCGTGACTGGGCCATACTGGAGGCCCTTCTCCATATATATTTCTCCAAATCTCAGGCTACCAACCAAGTTGGTGTAGAGACTTAATTTAGCGGacttctcttttcttccttccaTTTGGGCTTTGAAGCTTAGCGTAGATTTTCCgtctttcttcattccaCTTGCCATTTTATCCTTGACTCTGAGTCTACAATAAAGATACCCGTAACATCATTACATCATTACATCATAGCAACATACATACTGCTCAATCAGCCACATCATACACATCATACATATCCACTTGCTTGTCTGACACTCACATCACTCAACAGAAGCGTAGAACCACCTGACTTTTATCACTGACATTGCCATATAATCATTTCAAATCACATCCGATCATCTTTGCCATTTCTCTTGCCATAACATACCCACGCAATTCacaacaaattcaataCCTCACGTAACTTAGAATGGAGACGATGAGTTCCTCTCCGTCAATATGTGCCTCGCCTAACTTCACGTTTCCCTCCACGCCGTCTAAGCAGCCGGAATCCACAGactacttcaacaaatcaaaGCCGTCGGCCTCGCCTAAATATACCAGCACATCCACAGCACGACAGCCAGATTACTTTCGGTTCGCCGGAACCATGTCGTCGCCCACATCCACACCCGTAGCATCCAAACCTTCATCAAACGCAAGTCCTAATACTAATCCGCATACAAATACAAGTTTAACCAATTCAATTTTAAGTGGGAATTCAAGCGTAAATAGCAGTTCCACTTCAGCATCACATCCAAAGTTCACTagttcaaattcaaattcaaattcaaatacAAACCCATTAGACACTTGCGCTGCAACATCATCCAATCCAGTTCCATGCACTGTCACCAAGACGTTTTCGccagtttcttcttccgcTCCTTCACACAAAGCGGTCAACGACTCCATCGGCTCAATAACCTCCAACACTTCTGACCTCACAATCTACGAAACCTCATCGAGAAGGACCAACGATTCGCGTGAGACTCTTGTAGATGAGGAAAATGCAGAAACACGCAAAATTCCCAAGTATAAACACAACCACACAGCCTCAGCTTCGGGAGGCGAGTGCCACCACACACTTTTGAGCTTTAACGAAGTAGACGAGTATGCCGTTCCCAAAATGGCTTCGGCTATCGAGtcttcatttccttctGCTTATCGTTCAGGAAGAGCCGCCACTCTGGCTCCTCTCACTGTAGCTGTACCTCCTTCAATGTCTGCACGTTTTGCCAATCCTCCATCTCCACTGACtctcaagaaacagatcaCGTTACCTTCTCTTTCCCTAAATGGCAGCAGTCTTTCCCTTGATTCTGTTAAGTCGGAGCAAATGAAAAGACTTAGCTATTTGCCTTCACAGAACTACAAACAGCAGatagagaagttgaatccAGATCGTATTAAGTACTTTTCTCTAAACGATATAACGATTCCTACCAACGATGAGCATGTCTTGGTTATCGATATCAGACCGTTTACTGACTTTGCCAAGCTGCACATTACTAATGCGTTGAACATCTGTCTTCCTTCGACATTGTTGAAACGTCCTAACTTCACACTTATCAGATGTATCAATTCTTTGCCTAATGCCGAAAAGGTAAGGTTCAAccagtttcttctggagctgTTCAACGGTATAATAGTTCTTTATGATTCGATGCCCAACTCGTCCAACTTGTTCCACATGGTTAACAAATTTATCAACTGTAACGTCTTCATGGAGTCTAAGCACCAGATCCATCTTGTAGACTCTTCCATCCATCAGTTTGCTGAGCAGTATCCCAGTTTGTTTGACACTGATGTGACGTCAGCATCATCAGCAAATGTAGATTCTTTGAATAATTACTTGCCGCCCATCATTGTCACGGAGAAGTACCGGTCTCATTCGGTATCAGACCTTCTGCCCTGCCAGAGATCTACAcctacttcttcttctatagaTAAGACGAGTACGCCAATCCTCAGCAACTTCTCTTTGCCAAAGCCGAAGGCtaatatcttcaagttgagaCACAACGAAGATTTGGCTAACTCAGCCGTTTCTTCAGCGACTTCCTCTGCATCTGAGGCTTTGAGCAAAAACGCTATTagtttgttcaagttgaagaacttgccTGACGACAGAACGACATTGCCCAAATGGATTCGGTCTACGGTTGTGGATGTGAAGACGAATCAGCAGGGAACTAAGATCAACGACGACTTCTACtctttggagaagtttgagcagaagagattgattTCAGCATTAACTTTGCAAAGACCAAACTCGTCCAACAACGTTGTTTTATCACCTTTGgcagaaggagaagttgcACCAACAATCAGTTGCGGAATTGAGTATGGCCACAAGAACAGATATAAGGATATTTTCTTGTACGAGCATTCGCGTGTGAAATTGAATGACAGTGTCAAGGAAGACAGTAAGGAGCTTGAGGAAGAGGAACGTGATACTGAAGATTACATCAACGCCTCGTATTTGAATCCTATTCAGACTGTAGAAGGATTGACGGGTCTAACTCCTAAGTTTCTTAAGCATCTCAAGTATATTGCAACTCAGGGACCTATGGAGGAGACAATGGGAGATTTCTGGAAGGTCATTATCAATTTGCAGATTCCAATTATCATTTCATTGACAGATGAGATAGAAAACGGCGTAATGAAGTGCTCGCCATTCTGGAAGAGCGGAGTATACAAATCTAACAAAAGTTCTATAACTTTAAGATTGCAGAACAGTAAAACTGTCAACGATTACTTGATTATGCGTTCGTTTGACATGACTATGACAGATGGTTACAATTCAGCAGTACACCACAAAGTGTTACAACTTCAGTTGTTGTCGTGGCCGGATATGGGCACAGTTCTGACTCCTGTAGATATTATCCAATTGATCCAGTTGAAGAGTTATCTTTTGGACCATTTGAAGTTGGGTGAGAATTG
Protein-coding regions in this window:
- the PMU1 gene encoding hypothetical protein (phosphoglycerol mutase related) codes for the protein MFVPFFFIFSLALAIPQHILTIQHSPKFKSVNRFFKQNNPATNDSDFSILADIGLNSNYSWSELVDELTSLNKHHHHKQYKLFLLQRHGEGFHNIAPDLVANWTCQWQMQDGNDEMEWYDARLTEVGHEQITNLSKSIETEIERRQMPLPESFYVSPMRRTLETWDLTWSTITKQQPLIKEFARETYGIGTESKRHTKEYIGQNYPFAVFEAGFSQNDELWKSEVHESNQHRNYRAAQLLSDIFINDSNQIISIVSHSGLIKSILKVIGHRKWTLKTGQMIPVIIEVDYTKRGRDFNLRKPWGRLPEYCFAHSD
- the PTP2 gene encoding protein tyrosine phosphatase, whose amino-acid sequence is METMSSSPSICASPNFTFPSTPSKQPESTDYFNKSKPSASPKYTSTSTARQPDYFRFAGTMSSPTSTPVASKPSSNATVNDSIGSITSNTSDLTIYETSSRRTNDSRETLVDEENAETRKIPKYKHNHTASASGGECHHTLLSFNEVDEYAVPKMASAIESSFPSAYRSGRAATSAPLTVAVPPSMSARFANPPSPSTLKKQITLPSLSLNGSSLSLDSVKSEQMKRLSYLPSQNYKQQIEKLNPDRIKYFSLNDITIPTNDEHVLVIDIRPFTDFAKSHITNALNICLPSTLLKRPNFTLIRCINSLPNAEKVRFNQFLSESFNGIIVLYDSMPNSSNLFHMVNKFINCNVFMESKHQIHLVDSSIHQFAEQYPSLFDTDVTSASSANVDSLNNYLPPIIVTEKYRSHSVSDLSPCQRSTPTSSSIDKTSTPILSNFSLPKPKANIFKLRHNEDLANSAVSSATSSASEALSKNAISLFKLKNLPDDRTTLPKWIRSTVVDGTKINDDFYSLEKFEQKRLISALTLQRPNSSNNVVLSPLAEGEVAPTISCGIEYGHKNRYKDIFLYEHSRVKLNDSELEEEERDTEDYINASYLNPIQTVEGLTGLTPKFLKHLKYIATQGPMEETMGDFWKVIINLQIPIIISLTDEIENGVMKCSPFWKSGVYKSNKSSITLRLQNSKTVNDYLIMRSFDMTMTDAVHHKVLQLQLLSWPDMGTVSTPVDIIQLIQLKSYLLDHLKLGENCEYPTAIHCSAGCGRTGTLCTIDTIINILKNNHSTELLYDPVYNIVNNFRKQRISMVQNLRQYFLIYEVLLHYLNNGKFNDSPSTMKSWNELIDLDIIQEFISGY
- a CDS encoding predicted protein, with the translated sequence MTFSKFSPYYVLGTYAYNWLFCWPRLYSSWQFSRTAVIETQTSLRTPAKGRNLDAQVHAPKYYTGATGATDATRATDATTETERNSDLHRGSHLYLPILARARWKKTPDQQFLDFGTWTEQWLYCDNTTRLYTTIAIATALYSLQGRLPSLTSEWLQISIPPVASLQRISEFHLEISRTETVWWTSHTNGVGNGEGFFVVAPSFATVSDPVPDIRSNRTTSTPMLASETYMQTRAAPKYGESVKNILYWCLAAEDYPATQRVVCNDPRRPTKHNLNVPTRVFHRR